The Candidatus Neomarinimicrobiota bacterium DNA segment AAAGAGGGAGTCTTTTAAATTAGGTAAGAATAAGTTATATCTTAAATCGATAGAGGTATATAATATACAGTCATTTGATGGCGATGTAACTATAAAGATGCTATCCCCTATGACAATAAGGAGTACTCTTTATAAAAAAGATGGATCGAGAAAAACCTACTATTATACTCCATATGAAGAAGAGTTTAGTAGGAAAATGACAGAAAACCTCAGGAAAAAGTACTATCTGGTAAATGGTAAGCTCTCAGACGGAAATGTTGAAATTACTCCATTAAAAAATTATCGTGAGAAAGTGATATTAGGCGATAAAGATTATGTAATAAAAGCCTGGGACGGTGTTTATAGGTTAACAGGTGATCCGGAATTAATTTCACTCTCCTACGATGCCGGACTTGGTGAAAAAAATAGTCAGGGATTTGGAATGTGGGAAGTGTGGAGGGGGAAGAATGATTGAAGCAATAAGGGGGATTGGAAAATATTCTTTAAAAAGGAAAAATATTGATCCTGACGATATAATCTCCATATTAACAGAAAATCCTGTAAATAATGACAATCAGAATGCTATAGAAATTGATTTCGAAACAAAAAATAACGGACTTAAATACTGTCAAGTATTAACAAATAAAGCAGATAGCTTGAATTACAGAAAGTATTTATATAAGCCAAAGGCCGCTGCTGGTGCCAATTATACACCAACATGTTTAATCAGTGGTAAGGGTATTGAGGTAACATTTCATAACCGAATCATAAATTGGGCGTCAGGAAATGTAAATAGAAAAGGTATTGTAGGTATGCTTGCAAAATCAATAATTGAAAACAAAGATAATATCTTTAACGATCTAATTAAAAAAGATAAAGAATTAGATCTAACTGGGTGTATTTTGACTATAAAAATTAACGGTAGTTATTTGGGTGACTTAAAGGAATTTAGAGAATATCTTATAAATAATTATTATGAAAATAAATCAAAAATCTCTAATAATAAAGGTACTTGTAGCATATGTGGGAGTCAAGGATTTGTTATGGGCAATATTAAACCATGGAATTTTTATAGTCTTGATAAACCCGGATATATAGCTTCAGGATTTCAATCAAAATATGGCTGGAGAAATTTCCCAGTTTGTAAAAAATGTGGTTTATATTTAGAAGAAGGTAAGAAACACGTTGAAGATAATTTGAGCTTTAGATTTGCCAGAATACCTTACTTTTTAATACCAAAATCATTGTTAAATAAAGAAGAGTTACTAGAAGAATGTCTGGATTTTATTGAGTATGACCGAGTAAAGCAAGTAAAGATGAAAGATTTGAAGAAACTTGCTGATGATGAAGATGAGATACTTGACTTTGCCAGCGAATTAAACGATCAGATTTCTTTTGACTTTTTATTCTACGAGAAAGTACAACAAAAATTCTCTATTATTTTATATTTACAAGATATATTGCCTTCATCAATTAAGGAATTGATAAAAAATAAGGAAGAAATTGAAAAATATTGGATTTTTCATAATGCATATAAAGAAAAGGACGAATTGAAAAATGTAGAGTTTAACTTTGCCAATTTAAAGTATATCATTGGAGATACAACAATTTTCCTAAACATAGTGGAAAAGGTGTTTAAGAGAAGGCCTATCGACTATTATTATCTATTAAGCTTGATATTAAACACTTTAAGAGCGATTTTTGTCAATCCAGATTTTTCATATACTAAACCTACAACATTGAAGTCATGGCAGACGTTAATGTATATAAATAGACTTGGTCTTTTTGTAAGTAAAAATGTAGGAGGAGATGGAAAAATGTCTTTAAATGTAATTAACAATGAGATAAGGGAAAAAATCGATAAGTTTTTTGATACCTTTAAAGAGACATTCGATACTGACGCGAAAAAAGCGGTATTCCTAACAGGAGTTTTAGTTCAATTTTTACTAAATATCCAGAAACAGGATAGAGGCTCAGATCCATTTAGAAAGAGAATAAAAGGATTAAAAATGAGCAAGCAAGATATAATCAAAATTTTCCCTGAGGCTCAAAATAAACTGGAAGAGTACAATAAGAATTATTACAAACAGCTAGAAGAAATAATAGCTGAGTATTTTATTAAGGCAGGTAATGAATGGAACTTAAAAGATGATGAATTGAACTTTTATTTTCTTTTAGGAATGGATTTAAGTGATGCAAAAGATGAGAATGGGCAATCTTTATTTAAGAGTGTGAAGGTTGAAGAAGAAACAACGATTTAATAAATATGGGGAGGAAAAAATGTCAGAATTATTAAAAAATAGGCATGAAATTTTATTTTTATACGATGTAAAAGATGCGAATCCGAATGGTGATCCCGCTGATGAAAATAAGCCAAGGATTGATGAGGAAACTGGAGTCAATATCGTAACCGATGTAAGGTTGAAGCGTACTATTAGAGATTATCTGTGTGATTATAAAGGATTAACAGTTTTTGTTAAAGAAGTTAGAAAAGATTCAGGAGACCTTGAAACAAAGGAGGAAAGATTAGATGAATTAAAGATAAATAGTCCCAGTGATTTGCTTGATAAGTGCATCGATATAAGGTTATTTGGGGCAACAGCAGCTATAAAAAACAAGACTATAACATTTACTGGTCCTGTACAGTTTAGATTTGGAAGATCTTTGCATTCTGTAAAAATTGATTATGTTAAGGGAACAACAGTTATGCCATCAAAGGAATCAAAAAAACAGGGGACTTTTACCGAATGTTATATCGTACCTTACTCTCTAATAGCATTTTATGGTATTGCGAATGAAAACCTTGCTAAAATCTCTAAAATGACAGAAGAAGATCACATGTTGCTACTCGAAGCCATGTGGAATGGTACAAAAAATTTAATTTCCCGTAGTAAAGTTGGACATATGCCAAGGTTACTAATAGATATTGAATTTAAAGAAAACAATTACCATATAGGAGATCTTGACAAATTGGTAAAAATAAACTCTGATTATGATTACGAAGAAATAAGAGATATTTCTGACTTGTCATTGAATGTTGGTAATCTATTGGATGTAATTAAAAATAATAGCACTAAAATTCATAGAATAAGAGTTTCCTTTGATAAGAGATTAAATGTTGTTCCTAGAGATTCTTGGGCAAATCTTTCTTCCTATACGGGAATAGATAATATCGAATTTTTAGCATTTGATTAATTAGCGGGTCCAATTATGAAAATTTTAGCATTTGATATTTGGGGAGATTGGGCTCTGTTTAAGAAATTTTACACTACTGCCTCGCCACTCACTTTTCATTTTCCACCTATAACGACATTAAAAGGGATCGTAGGTGCGATATTAGGATTATCTAACAATCCAAAAGATAATAACTTTTATTTGGAAATTTTAGGAGACTATTTATTCGGGATACAAATTATCAAACCTATAAAAACTTATAGAATGGGATATAATTGGATAGAAACAAAAAAGGCAAAATATATGCAAATCATGCCTCCTGAAAAAAGCAGATATCAAACAATTATTGAAACTTTGAAAGATCCTTATTATCGTGTGTATGTTGGTTCGAAAGAGGAAAGCTCGTTTTGGGATAAATTAGTAGAATTA contains these protein-coding regions:
- a CDS encoding TIGR02556 family CRISPR-associated protein — protein: MIEAIRGIGKYSLKRKNIDPDDIISILTENPVNNDNQNAIEIDFETKNNGLKYCQVLTNKADSLNYRKYLYKPKAAAGANYTPTCLISGKGIEVTFHNRIINWASGNVNRKGIVGMLAKSIIENKDNIFNDLIKKDKELDLTGCILTIKINGSYLGDLKEFREYLINNYYENKSKISNNKGTCSICGSQGFVMGNIKPWNFYSLDKPGYIASGFQSKYGWRNFPVCKKCGLYLEEGKKHVEDNLSFRFARIPYFLIPKSLLNKEELLEECLDFIEYDRVKQVKMKDLKKLADDEDEILDFASELNDQISFDFLFYEKVQQKFSIILYLQDILPSSIKELIKNKEEIEKYWIFHNAYKEKDELKNVEFNFANLKYIIGDTTIFLNIVEKVFKRRPIDYYYLLSLILNTLRAIFVNPDFSYTKPTTLKSWQTLMYINRLGLFVSKNVGGDGKMSLNVINNEIREKIDKFFDTFKETFDTDAKKAVFLTGVLVQFLLNIQKQDRGSDPFRKRIKGLKMSKQDIIKIFPEAQNKLEEYNKNYYKQLEEIIAEYFIKAGNEWNLKDDELNFYFLLGMDLSDAKDENGQSLFKSVKVEEETTI
- the cas6 gene encoding CRISPR-associated endoribonuclease Cas6 produces the protein MRIKVTLFANDLIRLNFKYNLYIRNLIYTILPERYSEFLHNVGFKYEKRNFKLFTFSKVYGKYFNERDKKFKDELVFDSEIHFYIASPITKILQYIASSMVKRESFKLGKNKLYLKSIEVYNIQSFDGDVTIKMLSPMTIRSTLYKKDGSRKTYYYTPYEEEFSRKMTENLRKKYYLVNGKLSDGNVEITPLKNYREKVILGDKDYVIKAWDGVYRLTGDPELISLSYDAGLGEKNSQGFGMWEVWRGKND
- the cas7b gene encoding type I-B CRISPR-associated protein Cas7/Csh2 translates to MSELLKNRHEILFLYDVKDANPNGDPADENKPRIDEETGVNIVTDVRLKRTIRDYLCDYKGLTVFVKEVRKDSGDLETKEERLDELKINSPSDLLDKCIDIRLFGATAAIKNKTITFTGPVQFRFGRSLHSVKIDYVKGTTVMPSKESKKQGTFTECYIVPYSLIAFYGIANENLAKISKMTEEDHMLLLEAMWNGTKNLISRSKVGHMPRLLIDIEFKENNYHIGDLDKLVKINSDYDYEEIRDISDLSLNVGNLLDVIKNNSTKIHRIRVSFDKRLNVVPRDSWANLSSYTGIDNIEFLAFD
- the cas5b gene encoding type I-B CRISPR-associated protein Cas5, which gives rise to MKILAFDIWGDWALFKKFYTTASPLTFHFPPITTLKGIVGAILGLSNNPKDNNFYLEILGDYLFGIQIIKPIKTYRMGYNWIETKKAKYMQIMPPEKSRYQTIIETLKDPYYRVYVGSKEESSFWDKLVELIKNHKSIFTPFLGISEHIAEFKYVGLYNVDKIENSLKKFVSISSVVSIDGIDDISDFLKIESGKVYQRDKIPVEMDNNRKVTKYSTVLYEMNGRDLIIKLKKYWQLENGIRIYLFENKMDIPSSR